The Gemmatimonadales bacterium genome window below encodes:
- a CDS encoding multicopper oxidase domain-containing protein, whose product MPMPARHAVTLALATLALGAGPRSPATRDAPGAVERIVANPNRIPAGRLRHGVLTLNLELRTGMFRPHAADGPGVEVQAFAEAGRPLQIPGPLIRVPEGTVIRATIRNRLRDSTLVLHGFAARPGASDDSIRVPPGATRTVRFEAGRAGTYYYWGTTTGKAMKDDRWIDSQLSGGFIVDSAGVTPPQDERVFIMGLWLKPADTLAHDPGGEFMVINGKSWPDTERLDYTVGDSVHWRWLNPTSSSHPMHLHGFYFEVDSRGSWAGDTVYPPDQRRMAVTELMPPGATMTVRWSPVRPGNWLFHCHFAFHISSEQLLSAPPDTAGAHSGGHAMHRMAGLVLGLHVSPRATGSATAPSVAMAPRQLRLLVQPAPAPADSAHLMGYVLQEGNAEPAPDSAPIPGPTLVLERGRPARIRVVNRLAEPTAVHWHGIELESYSDGVPAWSGTADRLFQPIAPGDSFAAEFTPPRSGTFIYHAHSNELTQIQGGLYGALIVVDPGTTYDTASNRLVLVGGLARHDSAFGVANGRLDPAPIDIRAGRTYRFRLINMGDARTYFALRRPLPDSSIVAWRAVAKDGADLPPSQAVVRTERLLTGPGETADFEVRADEPGDLRLELDAPFAGWRLEVPVRVR is encoded by the coding sequence ATGCCCATGCCCGCCCGTCACGCCGTCACCCTCGCTCTGGCAACGCTCGCCCTGGGCGCCGGGCCGCGCTCGCCGGCCACACGCGATGCCCCGGGTGCGGTCGAGCGCATCGTGGCCAACCCGAACCGGATCCCCGCCGGCCGGCTGCGCCACGGCGTCCTCACCCTCAACCTCGAGCTCCGCACCGGCATGTTCCGCCCCCACGCCGCCGACGGCCCCGGCGTCGAGGTCCAGGCGTTCGCCGAGGCCGGACGGCCGCTGCAGATCCCCGGCCCCCTCATCCGGGTGCCCGAGGGCACCGTCATCCGCGCTACCATCCGGAACCGCCTGCGCGATTCGACCCTCGTGTTGCACGGCTTCGCCGCCCGTCCCGGCGCATCTGACGACAGCATTCGCGTGCCGCCCGGCGCCACGCGGACCGTCCGATTCGAGGCGGGCCGGGCCGGCACCTACTACTACTGGGGCACCACCACCGGCAAGGCCATGAAGGACGACCGGTGGATCGACAGCCAGCTCTCGGGCGGCTTCATCGTCGACTCCGCCGGCGTCACGCCGCCACAGGACGAGCGCGTCTTCATCATGGGACTCTGGCTCAAGCCCGCCGACACCTTGGCGCACGACCCAGGTGGCGAGTTCATGGTGATCAACGGGAAGTCCTGGCCCGACACCGAACGCCTCGACTACACCGTGGGCGACAGCGTGCACTGGCGCTGGCTCAACCCGACCTCGAGCTCACACCCCATGCACCTGCACGGCTTCTACTTCGAGGTCGACAGCCGGGGGAGCTGGGCCGGCGACACGGTCTACCCGCCCGACCAGCGCCGCATGGCGGTCACCGAGCTCATGCCACCCGGCGCCACCATGACCGTGCGATGGTCACCGGTGCGGCCGGGAAACTGGCTCTTTCATTGCCACTTCGCGTTTCACATCTCGAGCGAGCAGCTGCTCTCGGCGCCGCCGGACACCGCGGGCGCGCACTCCGGCGGTCACGCCATGCACCGGATGGCCGGCCTGGTGCTCGGCCTGCACGTGTCCCCGCGCGCGACCGGAAGCGCCACGGCACCGTCCGTCGCCATGGCGCCCAGGCAACTCCGGCTGCTGGTCCAGCCGGCGCCCGCGCCCGCCGACTCGGCGCATCTCATGGGGTACGTCCTGCAGGAGGGGAATGCGGAGCCGGCGCCGGACTCCGCTCCCATCCCCGGACCGACGCTGGTGCTCGAGCGCGGCCGCCCCGCGCGCATCAGGGTGGTCAACCGGCTGGCCGAGCCGACGGCGGTGCACTGGCACGGGATCGAGCTGGAGAGCTACTCCGACGGCGTGCCGGCGTGGAGCGGGACGGCCGACCGCCTGTTCCAGCCGATCGCGCCGGGCGACTCGTTCGCCGCCGAGTTCACGCCGCCGAGGTCGGGGACGTTCATCTACCATGCGCACTCGAACGAGCTGACCCAGATCCAGGGCGGCCTCTACGGCGCGCTGATCGTGGTGGATCCCGGCACCACCTACGACACGGCGAGCAACCGGCTGGTGCTGGTCGGCGGCCTGGCGCGGCACGACAGCGCATTCGGCGTGGCGAACGGACGGCTCGACCCGGCACCGATCGACATCCGCGCCGGCCGCACCTATCGCTTCCGGCTGATCAACATGGGCGACGCGCGGACCTACTTCGCCCTGCGCCGTCCCCTGCCCGACTCGTCGATCGTAGCGTGGCGCGCCGTGGCCAAGGACGGCGCCGACCTGCCGCCCTCGCAGGCCGTGGTGCGCACCGAACGGCTGCTGACGGGGCCGGGAGAGACCGCGGACTTCGAGGTGAGAGCGGATGAGCCTGGGGACTTGAGGCTCGAGCTCGATGCGCCGTTCGCGGGGTGGCGGCTCGAGGTGCCGGTTCGGGTGCGCTAG